In one Pirellulales bacterium genomic region, the following are encoded:
- a CDS encoding isoprenylcysteine carboxylmethyltransferase family protein produces MATSRKQLPPALGSILFVLFIPGTVVGLVPWLLSHWEPGAPWGDLALLRWLGAALFLAGMPTLLEAVGRFVRQGRGTPAPWMPTERLVATGLYRFVRNPMYLGVLSMIVGQGLFFASIPVLCYAPVVACCFVLFVHLYEEPTLGRRYGEQYLIYCLNVPRWLPRWTPWNGNGAAKHNDFQ; encoded by the coding sequence ATGGCTACGTCTCGGAAACAGCTTCCTCCGGCCCTCGGTTCAATCCTCTTCGTTCTATTCATTCCAGGCACGGTCGTTGGTTTGGTGCCGTGGCTCCTGAGCCATTGGGAGCCTGGGGCTCCGTGGGGCGATCTTGCCTTGCTGCGTTGGTTGGGTGCAGCACTTTTTCTAGCCGGCATGCCGACCTTGCTGGAAGCGGTAGGACGATTTGTGCGACAGGGGAGAGGTACGCCAGCACCTTGGATGCCAACGGAACGCCTTGTTGCCACAGGACTATATCGTTTTGTCCGCAACCCAATGTACCTGGGGGTGCTGTCGATGATCGTCGGCCAGGGATTATTCTTCGCGAGCATTCCGGTGCTCTGTTACGCCCCCGTGGTTGCTTGCTGCTTCGTGCTATTTGTGCATCTCTATGAAGAACCGACACTAGGCCGACGCTATGGAGAGCAGTACTTGATCTATTGCCTGAACGTGCCCCGCTGGCTCCCACGATGGACGCCGTGGAATGGGAATGGAGCGGCCAAGCACAACGACTTCCAGTAG
- a CDS encoding Hsp20/alpha crystallin family protein produces the protein MAGLLTTREPHARRRWLEPFASLREEFGDLATNFLTDVSEAWPRGLMVPSLDVSESNGAIEVRMDLPGIKAEEIDVQLTDNILTVSGQRREEKEEKGKTYHRVERHHGSFSRTVALPCSVDEAKVDAQYKDGVLTIKIPKTDAAKACKIKVHA, from the coding sequence ATGGCTGGTCTTTTGACAACTCGTGAACCGCACGCTCGTCGTCGTTGGCTTGAACCATTTGCCAGTTTGCGTGAGGAGTTCGGTGATTTGGCGACCAATTTCTTAACCGACGTCAGCGAAGCATGGCCACGTGGCCTGATGGTGCCATCGCTCGACGTGTCGGAGAGCAACGGTGCCATTGAGGTACGGATGGATCTTCCCGGCATCAAAGCCGAGGAGATTGACGTCCAACTGACCGACAACATCCTCACGGTGAGCGGTCAGCGCAGGGAGGAAAAGGAGGAGAAGGGCAAGACGTATCATCGAGTGGAACGACACCATGGCAGCTTCTCCAGAACGGTCGCATTGCCCTGTTCGGTTGATGAGGCCAAGGTCGACGCGCAATACAAGGACGGGGTCCTGACGATCAAGATCCCCAAGACCGACGCGGCCAAGGCCTGCAAGATCAAGGTCCATGCGTGA
- a CDS encoding HPF/RaiA family ribosome-associated protein, with the protein MKLPLQISFHNTERFAEIEDAIRERAAQLDQFADRIMSCVVVVDVPHKHHQSGNLYQVRIDIKLPGGEVVVNREPGKTKSHQDIRVAIRDAFAAAVREMEDYVRVQRTDVKRHEPQAHARVARHSWARPWLSADS; encoded by the coding sequence ATGAAACTCCCATTGCAAATCAGTTTTCACAACACAGAGCGCTTCGCGGAAATCGAGGACGCGATCCGCGAACGAGCCGCCCAGCTCGACCAATTTGCCGACCGTATTATGAGTTGCGTCGTCGTCGTCGATGTTCCGCACAAGCACCATCAGAGCGGCAACCTCTACCAGGTGCGGATTGACATCAAGCTGCCTGGTGGTGAGGTCGTGGTTAATCGAGAGCCGGGAAAAACCAAGAGCCATCAAGATATCCGCGTGGCCATCCGCGACGCCTTCGCCGCCGCCGTGCGCGAGATGGAAGACTATGTGCGCGTACAGCGAACGGACGTCAAGAGGCACGAACCGCAGGCGCATGCCCGGGTGGCGCGTCATTCCTGGGCAAGACCATGGCTTTCTGCGGACTCCTGA